In Pseudomonas sp. DNDY-54, a genomic segment contains:
- the hldE gene encoding bifunctional D-glycero-beta-D-manno-heptose-7-phosphate kinase/D-glycero-beta-D-manno-heptose 1-phosphate adenylyltransferase HldE, translating into MKLSMPRFDQAAVLVVGDVMLDRYWHGGTSRISPEAPVPVVRVDQVEDRPGGAANVALNIAALGAPAALVGVTGVDEARQSLTDSLAAAGVGAHFQSIEHQPTIIKLRVMSRHQQLLRMDFEEPFDTDPAALLRQVEALLDGVKVLILSDYGKGALRNHQALIQAARQRGIPVLADPKGKDFEIYRGASVITPNLGEFEAIVGHCADEAELVAKGAELMHSLELGALLVTRGEHGMTLLRPDHSPLHLPARAREVFDVTGAGDTVISTLAAAIAAGEGLPQAVALANLAAGIVVGKLGTACISAPELRRAVQREEGSERGVMTLEQLLTAIEDARAEGEKIVFTNGCFDILHAGHVTYLEQARAQGDRLVVAVNDDGSVSRLKGPGRPINSVDRRMAVLAGLGAVDWVVCFPEDTPENLLAQVKPDVLVKGGDYGVDQVVGAELVTAYGGLVKVLGLVENSSTTAIVEKIRSR; encoded by the coding sequence ATGAAGCTGTCCATGCCCCGTTTCGACCAAGCCGCCGTTCTCGTGGTCGGTGACGTCATGCTCGATCGTTACTGGCATGGCGGTACGTCTCGGATCTCACCGGAGGCGCCGGTGCCGGTGGTCAGGGTTGATCAGGTCGAGGATCGACCGGGTGGAGCGGCGAACGTTGCACTGAACATCGCCGCGCTTGGCGCGCCGGCGGCGCTGGTTGGGGTTACCGGGGTCGATGAGGCGCGGCAGAGCCTGACTGACAGCCTTGCAGCAGCTGGGGTCGGCGCGCATTTCCAATCTATCGAGCACCAGCCGACGATCATCAAGCTGCGAGTCATGAGTCGTCATCAGCAGCTGTTGCGGATGGATTTCGAGGAGCCCTTCGATACTGATCCCGCCGCGTTGTTGAGGCAGGTCGAGGCGCTGCTGGACGGCGTCAAGGTGCTGATTCTGTCCGATTACGGCAAAGGCGCGCTGCGCAATCACCAGGCATTGATTCAGGCGGCGCGTCAGCGCGGCATCCCGGTGCTGGCTGATCCCAAGGGCAAGGATTTTGAGATCTACCGAGGGGCGTCGGTAATCACCCCGAACCTGGGTGAGTTTGAAGCGATCGTTGGGCACTGCGCCGACGAAGCCGAGCTGGTGGCCAAGGGGGCCGAGCTGATGCACAGCCTTGAGCTCGGTGCCCTGCTGGTTACTCGTGGTGAGCATGGCATGACGCTGCTGCGTCCGGACCATTCACCATTGCACTTGCCGGCTCGCGCTCGTGAAGTGTTCGATGTCACGGGTGCCGGCGACACCGTCATTTCTACGTTGGCCGCCGCCATCGCTGCGGGCGAGGGGTTACCGCAGGCGGTGGCGTTAGCTAACCTGGCTGCAGGAATTGTAGTAGGCAAGCTGGGCACCGCTTGCATCAGTGCGCCCGAGCTGCGCCGTGCGGTGCAGCGTGAGGAAGGTTCCGAGCGCGGCGTGATGACGCTGGAGCAACTCCTTACAGCTATCGAGGATGCCCGTGCTGAGGGCGAGAAGATCGTGTTCACTAACGGCTGTTTTGACATCCTGCATGCTGGCCATGTGACCTATCTAGAGCAGGCGCGCGCCCAAGGCGATCGTCTGGTCGTCGCGGTTAATGACGATGGCTCTGTGAGTCGTCTGAAGGGGCCGGGTCGACCGATCAATTCCGTCGATCGTCGCATGGCTGTTCTCGCGGGACTCGGCGCAGTGGATTGGGTCGTCTGTTTTCCGGAGGACACGCCTGAAAACCTGTTGGCACAGGTGAAGCCAGATGTATTGGTCAAGGGCGGGGACTATGGCGTTGATCAGGTTGTGGGCGCGGAACTGGTCACGGCCTACGGTGGCCTCGTTAAGGTGTTAGGGCTGGTCGAAAACAGCTCCACCACCGCGATAGTCGAAAAGATCCGCAGCCGCTGA